A genomic stretch from Microtus pennsylvanicus isolate mMicPen1 chromosome 9, mMicPen1.hap1, whole genome shotgun sequence includes:
- the Comp gene encoding cartilage oligomeric matrix protein, with the protein MDPTACVLVLVLAAMRVTGQGQIPLGGDLAPQMLRELQETNAALQDVRELLRQQVKEITFLKNTVMECDACGMQSARTPGLSMRPVSLCAPSSCFPGVVCTETANGARCGPCPPGYTGNGSHCTDVNECNAHPCFPRVRCVNTSPGFHCDVCPPGYSGPTHEGVGLAFATTNKQVCTDINECETGKHNCIPNSVCVNTRGSFQCGPCQPGFVGNQTSGCQRRGQRFCPDRSPSPCHEKADCVLERDGSTSCVCAIGWAGNGLLCGRDTDLDGFPDEKLRCSERQCRKDNCVTVPNSGQEDVDRDGIGDACDPDADGDGIPNEQDNCPLVRNPDQRNSDSDKWGDACDNCRSQRNDDQKDTDRDGRGDACDDDIDGDRIKNVADNCPRVPNADQSDSDGDGVGDACDNCPQRDNPDQRDVDHDFVGDACDSDQDQDGDGHQDSWDNCPTVPNSAQQDSDHDGQGDACDDDDDNDGVPDDQDNCRLVPNSGQEDSDRDGVGDACQGDFDADKVVDKIDVCPENAEVTLTDFRAFQTVVLDPEGDAQIDPNWVVLNQGMEIVQTMNSDPGLAVGYTAFNGVDFEGTFHVNTVTDDDYAGFIFGYQDSSSFYVVMWKQMEQTYWQANPFRAVAEPGIQLKAVKSSTGPGEQLRNALWHTGDTASQVRLLWKDPRNVGWKDKTSYRWFLQHRPQVGYIRVRFYEGPELVADSNVVLDTAMRGGRLGVFCFSQENIIWANLRYRCNDTLPEDYGNHQLQRA; encoded by the exons ATGGACCCCACCGCCTGCGTTCTAGTGCTCGTCCTGGCTGCCATGCGTGTGACCGGACAGGGCCAGATCCCTCTGG GTGGAGACCTGGCCCCACAAATGCTGCGAGAACTTCAGGAGACAAACGCGGCGCTGCAGGACGTGAGGGAGCTGTTGAGACAGCAG GTCAAGGAGATCACGTTCCTGAAGAATACGGTGATGGAATGTGACGCCTGCG GGATGCAGTCGGCGCGCACTCCGGGCCTGAGCATGCGGCCGGTATCGCTCTGCGCTCCGAGCTCCTGCTTCCCCGGCGTGGTCTGCACGGAGACGGCGAACGGCGCGCGCTGCGGCCCCTGCCCTCCCGGCTACACTGGCAACGGCTCGCACTGCACCGACGTTAATGAG TGCAACGCTCACCCTTGTTTCCCGCGCGTGCGGTGCGTCAATACCAGCCCTGGGTTCCACTGCGATGTCTGTCCGCCTGGGTACAGCGGCCCCACCCACGAGGGCGTGGGGCTGGCCTTCGCCACGACCAACAAACAG GTTTGCACGGATATTAACGAGTGTGAGACTGGGAAACACAATTGCATCCCAAACTCCGTGTGTGTCAACACCCGG GGCTCCTTCCAGTGTGGCCCCTGCCAACCCGGCTTCGTGGGTAACCAGACGTCAGGCTGCCAGCGGCGTGGGCAGCGTTTCTGTCCTGATCGGTCACCCAGCCCGTGCCATGAGAAAGCGGACTGCGTCCTGGAGCGCGACGGTTCGACGTCATGCGTG TGTGCCATCGGCTGGGCCGGCAACGGGCTCCTCTGCGGCCGCGACACGGACCTGGACGGTTTCCCGGACGAGAAGCTGCGCTGCTCAGAGCGCCAGTGCCGCAAG GATAACTGCGTGACCGTGCCCAACTCGGGGCAGGAGGACGTGGACCGCGACGGCATCGGAGACGCTTGCGACCCGGACGCAGACGGGGATGGAATCCCCAACGAGCAG GACAACTGCCCGCTGGTTCGAAACCCAGACCAGCGCAACTCGGACAGCGATAAGTGGGGAGATGCTTGTGACAACTGTCGGTCCCAGAGGAATGATGACCAGAAAGATACAGACCGGGATGGCCGCGGCGATGCCTGCGATGACGACATTGATGGCGACC GAATAAAAAATGTAGCTGACAACTGTCCCAGGGTGCCCAACGCTGACCAGAGTGACAGCGATGGTGATGGCGTTGGGGATGCCTGTGACAACTGTCCCCAGAGAGACAACCCGGATCAG AGAGATGTGGATCACGACTTTGTGGGCGACGCCTGTGACAGCGACCAGGACCA GGATGGGGACGGACACCAGGATTCCTGGGACAACTGCCCCACAGTGCCCAACAGCGCCCAGCAGGACTCCGACCACGATGGCCAGGGCGATGCCTGTGATGACGATGACGACAATGACGGAGTCCCTGACGACCAGGACAACTGCCGCCTGGTGCCCAACTCAGGCCAGGAGGACAGTGACA GGGATGGCGTGGGTGACGCGTGTCAGGGCGACTTTGACGCTGACAAGGTCGTAGACAAGATCGACGTGTGCCCCGAGAATGCGGAGGTCACTCTCACCGACTTCAGGGCCTTCCAGACCGTTGTGCTGGATCCCGAGGGGGACGCGCAGATTGATCCCAACTGGGTGGTGCTCAATCAG GGAATGGAGATCGTGCAGACGATGAACAGTGACCCTGGCCTAGCTGTGG GGTACACAGCCTTCAATGGCGTAGACTTCGAGGGCACATTCCATGTGAACACGGTCACTGATGATGACTACGCTGGCTTCATCTTCGGCTACCAGGATAGCTCGAGTTTCTACGTGGTCATGTGGAAACAGATGGAACAGACATACTGGCAGGCCAACCCCTTCCGGGCAGTGGCTGAACCAGGGATTCAGCTCAAG GCAGTCAAGTCCTCCACGGGTCCTGGGGAACAGCTCCGCAATGCGCTGTGGCACACGGGGGACACAGCATCCCAGGTGCGGCTGCTGTGGAAGGATCCTCGCAATGTGGGCTGGAAGGATAAGACATCCTACCGCTGGTTCCTACAGCACCGGCCTCAAGTTGGCTACATCAG GGTACGGTTCTATGAGGGTCCTGAGCTAGTGGCTGACAGCAACGTGGTGCTGGACACGGCCATGCGTGGTGGTCGCCTGGGCGTCTTCTGCTTCTCCCAAGAGAACATCATCTGGGCTAACCTGCGCTACCGCTGCAATG ATACACTCCCTGAGGACTACGGGAATCACCAGCTGCAGAGGGCCTAG